From Bradyrhizobium symbiodeficiens, the proteins below share one genomic window:
- a CDS encoding ABC transporter substrate-binding protein, whose translation MKSALLAAVATSALVLAAPASAQGVKIGILNDQSGVYADYGGKWSVEAARMAIEDFGGEVLGQKIELVTADHQNKPDLATSIARRWYDVENVDMITELTTSSVALAIHELSKEKKKIDIVVGAATSRLTGDACQPYGFHWAYDTRALGVGTGGALTKAGGDTWFFLTADYAFGYALEKDTSEIVTANGGKVVGSVRVPLNSSDFSSFLLQAQSSKAKIVGLANAGLDTTNSIKQASEFGIVSGGQKLAGLLMTVAEVHGLGLQAAQGLVLTEGYYWDVNDKSRHLGERFFKRTGRMPNMIQAGTYSATLSYLKAVKAAGTKDPDAVAKKLKELPVDDDFAQGGKVLENGRMVHDMYLFEVKKPSESKKPWDYYKLLATVPGDKAFFTAKDSGCPLTK comes from the coding sequence ATGAAATCTGCACTTTTGGCCGCCGTCGCAACCTCCGCCCTGGTGCTGGCGGCGCCGGCGTCTGCGCAAGGCGTCAAGATCGGCATTCTCAACGACCAGTCCGGCGTCTATGCCGATTACGGCGGCAAATGGTCGGTCGAGGCGGCCAGGATGGCGATCGAGGATTTCGGCGGCGAGGTGCTGGGGCAGAAGATCGAGCTCGTCACCGCCGACCATCAGAACAAGCCTGACCTCGCGACCTCGATCGCGCGGCGCTGGTACGACGTCGAGAACGTCGACATGATCACGGAGCTGACGACCTCCTCGGTCGCGCTCGCGATCCACGAGCTCTCCAAGGAAAAGAAGAAGATCGACATCGTCGTCGGCGCCGCGACCTCGCGCCTCACGGGCGATGCCTGTCAGCCCTATGGGTTCCACTGGGCTTACGACACCCGCGCGCTCGGCGTCGGCACCGGCGGTGCGCTGACCAAGGCCGGCGGCGACACCTGGTTCTTCCTCACTGCCGACTACGCCTTCGGCTACGCGCTGGAAAAGGACACCAGCGAGATCGTCACCGCCAATGGCGGCAAGGTGGTCGGCTCGGTGCGCGTGCCGCTCAACTCCTCGGACTTCTCCTCCTTCCTGCTGCAGGCGCAGAGCTCGAAGGCCAAGATCGTCGGCCTCGCCAATGCCGGCCTCGACACCACCAACTCGATCAAGCAGGCCTCCGAGTTCGGCATCGTCTCCGGCGGCCAGAAGCTCGCCGGTTTGCTCATGACCGTGGCCGAAGTTCACGGCCTCGGCCTGCAGGCGGCACAGGGCCTGGTGCTGACGGAAGGCTATTATTGGGATGTCAACGACAAGAGCCGCCATCTCGGTGAACGCTTCTTCAAGCGCACCGGTCGGATGCCGAACATGATCCAGGCCGGCACTTATTCGGCGACGTTGAGCTATCTGAAGGCAGTCAAGGCCGCCGGCACCAAGGATCCCGACGCTGTCGCCAAGAAGCTGAAGGAGCTGCCGGTCGACGACGACTTCGCGCAAGGCGGCAAGGTTCTCGAGAACGGCCGCATGGTCCACGACATGTATCTTTTCGAGGTGAAGAAGCCCTCGGAATCGAAGAAGCCCTGGGACTATTACAAGCTGCTCGCCACCGTTCCCGGCGACAAGGCCTTCTTCACCGCCAAGGACAGTGGCTGCCCGCTGACGAAGTGA
- a CDS encoding efflux RND transporter periplasmic adaptor subunit, translating to MAGPDGSERLVKKHEFVQPRHYALAGLLVASFALTGCGQPTSQAAAPPPPPVTVAQPVKRTVTDWDEFTGRFEAVEEVQVRPRVGGFVNSVEFQDGAIVHQGDLLYVIDPRPFEAVATQAEGQLSDARAKVELAKRELDRGLSLVQTSAVSEQVVDQRRQALQAAHAAEVQAEGALKAARLNIEFTHVTAPLTGRVSRHLISPGNLVQGSDNGSSTLLTSIVTLDPIYVYFDMDEATFMKYSKLWFEGRRPSSRDTANPVQVTLAGETKPSHEGTINFLDNRLDVSTGTLRSRAVVKNTDLSILPGQFGRVRLIGSAPYEALLIPDVAVATDQSRKIVFVVKPDDTVEARPVVLGPLDEGLRVIREGLKADDRVIVNGIQRARVGAKVTPQTAQAPAGGKS from the coding sequence ATGGCTGGACCGGATGGAAGCGAGCGACTTGTCAAAAAGCACGAATTCGTCCAGCCGCGGCATTACGCACTAGCGGGTCTCCTCGTCGCTTCGTTCGCGCTCACCGGTTGCGGGCAGCCGACTTCGCAAGCAGCCGCGCCGCCGCCGCCGCCGGTGACGGTCGCCCAGCCGGTCAAGCGCACCGTCACCGATTGGGACGAGTTCACCGGACGCTTCGAGGCGGTCGAGGAGGTTCAGGTGCGCCCGCGCGTCGGCGGTTTCGTCAACTCGGTCGAATTCCAGGACGGCGCCATCGTCCATCAGGGCGATCTGCTCTATGTGATCGACCCGCGTCCATTCGAGGCCGTCGCCACGCAGGCGGAGGGACAGCTGTCGGATGCCCGCGCCAAGGTGGAGCTGGCCAAGCGCGAGCTCGACCGCGGCCTCAGCCTGGTGCAGACCAGCGCGGTCTCAGAGCAGGTCGTCGACCAGCGCCGTCAGGCCCTGCAAGCTGCGCATGCCGCGGAGGTGCAGGCGGAAGGCGCGCTGAAAGCCGCCAGACTGAACATCGAATTCACCCATGTGACGGCACCGTTGACCGGCCGCGTCAGCCGCCATCTCATCAGCCCCGGCAATCTCGTGCAGGGCAGCGACAATGGCTCTTCGACCCTCCTGACCTCGATCGTCACGCTCGACCCGATCTACGTCTATTTCGACATGGATGAGGCGACCTTCATGAAATACAGCAAGCTGTGGTTCGAAGGCCGGCGCCCGAGCTCGCGTGACACGGCCAATCCGGTGCAGGTGACGCTGGCCGGCGAAACCAAGCCGTCGCATGAAGGCACCATCAACTTCCTCGACAACCGGCTCGACGTTTCGACCGGCACGTTGCGCAGCCGCGCTGTCGTCAAGAACACGGACCTGTCGATCCTGCCCGGCCAGTTCGGCCGCGTCCGGCTGATCGGCAGCGCGCCCTACGAGGCGCTGCTGATTCCGGACGTCGCTGTTGCGACCGACCAGTCCCGCAAGATCGTGTTCGTGGTGAAACCCGACGACACCGTCGAGGCGCGCCCTGTGGTGCTCGGGCCGCTCGACGAAGGCCTGCGCGTGATCCGCGAGGGATTGAAGGCCGATGACCGCGTCATCGTCAACGGCATCCAGCGCGCCCGTGTCGGCGCCAAGGTCACGCCGCAGACGGCGCAAGCCCCAGCCGGTGGCAAGTCATGA
- a CDS encoding MAPEG family protein — translation MYHFTALVTLLAIAFYFLTCINVSRLRSKTGVKVPAMSGHPDFERAFRIQMNTLEWMPIFLPALWLFAVYIGDSIAAAIGAVWIIGRIVYFIGYSKAAAKRGPGFAIQGIAAIALWAGALGAVVLRLV, via the coding sequence ATGTATCATTTCACCGCTCTCGTCACGCTGCTGGCGATCGCGTTTTATTTCCTCACCTGCATCAACGTGTCGCGCTTGCGCAGCAAGACCGGTGTCAAGGTGCCGGCAATGTCGGGCCATCCGGATTTCGAACGCGCCTTCCGCATCCAGATGAACACGCTGGAATGGATGCCGATCTTTCTGCCGGCGCTCTGGCTGTTCGCGGTCTATATCGGCGACAGCATCGCAGCAGCGATCGGCGCGGTCTGGATCATCGGCCGCATCGTCTATTTCATCGGCTATTCGAAGGCGGCCGCCAAGCGCGGTCCGGGCTTTGCGATCCAGGGCATCGCGGCCATCGCATTATGGGCGGGGGCGCTGGGGGCGGTGGTGTTGCGGCTGGTGTGA
- a CDS encoding efflux RND transporter permease subunit, whose protein sequence is MNLGRLSINQPILAMVLSIVLLIVGALAYTTLPVSEYPQVVPPTVVVTTQYPGASAQTVSDTVAAPIEQEINGVEDMLYLYSQATSNGQLTITVTFKLGTDLDKAQVLVQNRVAIAQPRLPEEVQRNGVTTRKNSPDILMVVFMLSPDDTFDQLYISNYALLQVRDQLLRLDGVGDIQMFGARDYSMRLWLDPDRIANLGLTSAEVLAAIRAQNVQIAGGQIAEPPIADRAFQPNLTFTGRLKDQKQFEDILIKAGSDGRIVRLRDVARIELGALSYTTNSFLLRKSAVAMLVTQRPGSNALATAKNITDTMTRLKESFPKGLDYNIGYNPTEFIAQSVHELIKTIYEAMLLVVIVVLVFLQGWRPAIIPIIAIPVSLVGTFAVMAALGFSINNLTLFGLVLAVGIVVDDAIVVVENVERHLEHGMSRRDAALKTMEEVGGALVSIALVLCAVFVPTAFLGGISGQFFQQFAVTIAVATAISCFCSLTLSPALASQILTPHVEKRPPASWNVIARAWGAFTGVFNRVFDRLAHGYAGLANFVIRHSVVMILIYVVLIGSAGWLIATTSQGFIPAQDRGYVIISAQLPGAASLARTTEVVREIERISLDTPGIVRVAAFAGFSGATRTQAGNAAALFPVFDEPEARIKKGLTANAITAELRKRLSAIQGAFIIVIPPPAVPGIGTGGGFTIRIQDRQGRGAEMLAAATDELVAAARKSPSLLAPTVFSPFSANTPQLFVDIDRTKAQKLGVPISNINDTIQSYFGSTYVNDFNLFGRTYHVTAQADFPFRKEPSDLARLRTRNASGDMVMLGSVVEFKDVSGPDRVARYNLYAASELQGEPAPGTSSTTALNTIKKLADDTLPSGFTFEWTDLSYQQITGGNAGLYVFPICVLFVYLVLAAQYGSWTLPFAVILIVPMCLLAATIGVRIMGQDVNILTQIGFVVLVGLAAKNAILIVEFARDIENEGKPRLEAVIDACRLRLRPILMTSFAFILGVLPLVISSGSGSEMRQAVGVAVFFGMIGVTLFGLLFTPIFYVVVRNLAEGRNEGKKPEVVAG, encoded by the coding sequence ATGAATCTCGGCCGTCTTTCCATCAACCAGCCGATCCTGGCGATGGTGCTGTCGATCGTGCTGCTGATCGTCGGCGCGCTCGCTTACACCACCCTGCCGGTGTCCGAATATCCGCAAGTGGTGCCGCCGACCGTCGTCGTCACGACGCAATATCCCGGCGCCTCCGCGCAGACCGTGTCCGACACGGTGGCCGCTCCCATCGAGCAGGAGATCAACGGCGTCGAGGACATGCTGTATCTCTACAGCCAGGCCACCTCGAACGGCCAGCTCACCATCACCGTCACCTTCAAGCTCGGCACCGATCTCGACAAGGCCCAGGTGCTGGTGCAGAACCGCGTCGCGATCGCGCAGCCGCGCTTGCCCGAGGAGGTCCAGCGCAACGGCGTCACCACCCGCAAGAACTCGCCCGATATCCTGATGGTCGTGTTCATGCTGTCGCCGGACGACACTTTCGACCAGCTCTACATCTCCAACTACGCGCTGCTCCAGGTCCGCGACCAGCTGCTGCGTCTCGACGGCGTCGGCGACATCCAGATGTTCGGCGCGCGCGACTATTCGATGCGGCTGTGGCTCGACCCTGATCGAATTGCCAATCTCGGCCTGACCTCGGCGGAGGTGCTGGCCGCGATCCGCGCCCAGAACGTGCAGATCGCGGGCGGCCAGATCGCCGAGCCGCCGATCGCCGATCGCGCCTTCCAGCCCAACCTCACCTTCACCGGCCGCCTGAAGGACCAGAAGCAGTTCGAGGACATCCTGATCAAGGCCGGCTCCGACGGCCGTATCGTGCGATTGCGCGACGTCGCCCGCATCGAGCTCGGCGCGCTCTCCTACACCACCAACAGCTTCCTGCTGCGCAAATCCGCGGTCGCGATGCTGGTGACGCAGCGGCCGGGATCGAACGCGCTCGCCACCGCGAAGAACATTACCGACACCATGACGAGGCTGAAGGAGAGCTTTCCGAAAGGCCTCGACTACAATATCGGCTATAATCCCACCGAGTTCATCGCCCAGTCCGTCCACGAACTGATCAAGACCATCTACGAAGCCATGCTGCTCGTGGTCATCGTCGTGCTGGTGTTCCTGCAGGGCTGGCGGCCCGCGATCATTCCGATCATCGCAATACCTGTGTCGCTGGTCGGCACCTTCGCGGTGATGGCGGCGCTGGGCTTCTCCATTAACAACCTCACTTTGTTCGGCCTCGTCCTCGCCGTCGGCATCGTCGTCGACGACGCCATCGTGGTGGTAGAGAACGTCGAGCGCCATCTCGAGCACGGCATGAGCCGGCGCGACGCCGCGCTCAAGACGATGGAGGAGGTCGGCGGCGCGCTGGTCTCGATCGCGCTGGTGCTTTGCGCGGTGTTCGTGCCGACCGCGTTCCTCGGCGGCATCTCCGGGCAGTTCTTCCAGCAATTCGCCGTCACCATTGCGGTTGCGACCGCGATTTCCTGCTTCTGCTCGCTGACCCTGTCGCCCGCGCTGGCTTCGCAGATCCTCACGCCGCACGTGGAGAAGCGGCCGCCGGCGAGCTGGAATGTCATCGCGCGGGCGTGGGGTGCCTTCACCGGCGTGTTCAACCGCGTGTTCGACCGGCTGGCGCACGGCTATGCCGGGCTTGCCAATTTTGTCATTCGGCATTCGGTGGTGATGATCCTGATCTACGTCGTGCTGATCGGCAGTGCCGGCTGGCTGATCGCGACCACGTCGCAAGGCTTCATTCCGGCGCAGGACCGCGGCTACGTCATCATCTCCGCGCAATTGCCGGGCGCGGCGTCGCTGGCGCGCACCACGGAGGTCGTGCGCGAGATCGAGCGGATCTCGCTCGATACGCCGGGCATCGTCCGCGTCGCTGCCTTCGCCGGCTTCTCGGGCGCCACCCGCACGCAGGCCGGCAATGCGGCCGCGCTGTTCCCGGTGTTCGACGAGCCCGAGGCTCGGATCAAGAAAGGGCTCACGGCCAATGCGATCACGGCCGAGCTGCGCAAGCGCCTGTCCGCGATCCAGGGCGCGTTCATCATCGTGATCCCGCCGCCGGCCGTACCGGGCATCGGCACCGGCGGCGGCTTCACCATCCGCATCCAGGACCGCCAGGGGCGCGGAGCGGAGATGCTTGCCGCAGCCACCGACGAGCTTGTCGCCGCGGCGCGCAAATCGCCCTCGCTGCTCGCTCCCACGGTGTTCTCGCCGTTCTCGGCCAACACGCCGCAGCTGTTCGTCGACATCGACCGCACCAAGGCGCAGAAGCTCGGCGTACCTATCTCGAATATCAACGACACGATCCAGAGCTATTTCGGATCGACCTATGTCAACGACTTCAACCTGTTTGGCCGTACCTATCACGTCACCGCGCAGGCTGACTTCCCGTTCCGGAAAGAGCCGAGCGATCTCGCGCGCCTGCGCACGCGCAACGCCTCCGGCGACATGGTGATGCTCGGCAGCGTGGTCGAGTTCAAGGATGTCTCGGGTCCCGACCGCGTCGCGCGCTACAATCTCTATGCGGCGTCCGAGCTCCAGGGCGAGCCGGCGCCGGGCACCAGCTCGACCACGGCGCTCAACACCATCAAGAAGCTGGCGGACGACACCTTGCCGAGCGGCTTCACCTTCGAATGGACCGACCTGTCCTATCAGCAGATCACCGGCGGCAATGCCGGCCTCTACGTGTTCCCGATCTGCGTGCTGTTCGTCTATCTCGTGCTCGCCGCACAATATGGCAGCTGGACCCTGCCGTTTGCGGTGATCCTGATCGTGCCGATGTGCCTGTTAGCTGCCACCATCGGCGTGCGCATCATGGGGCAGGACGTCAACATCCTCACCCAGATCGGCTTCGTCGTGCTGGTGGGGCTGGCGGCCAAGAACGCGATCCTGATCGTCGAGTTCGCGCGCGACATCGAGAACGAGGGCAAGCCGCGGCTGGAGGCCGTGATCGACGCCTGTCGGTTGCGCCTGCGGCCGATCCTGATGACGTCCTTCGCCTTCATCCTCGGCGTGCTGCCGTTGGTGATATCGAGCGGCTCCGGCTCGGAGATGCGGCAGGCGGTCGGCGTCGCCGTCTTCTTCGGCATGATCGGCGTCACCCTGTTCGGCCTGTTGTTCACGCCGATCTTCTATGTGGTGGTGCGGAATCTGGCCGAGGGGCGGAACGAGGGGAAGAAGCCGGAGGTCGTGGCGGGCTGA
- a CDS encoding AMP-binding protein, whose protein sequence is MYPGQHARLRPLQPAFIMATTGEAVTYRELDARSNRLAQLFRKHGLKRLDHYSIFMENNSRYLEACGAGERSGLYYTCINSFLTPGELAYLLVNSQSKILITSVAKLDIAREAIQACPDIKLCIVADGPGESERIVGLADVTADMPTTPIADEWLGTAMLYSSGTTGRPKGILRPLPEEPPKYNLPLFDFLTKLWHYREGMVYLSPAPLYHSAPQAAVNLTIRMGGTVIIMESFDPERYLELVQRWGITHTQLVPTMFSRMLKLPEEVRGRYDLSSLEIAIHAAAPCPALVKDDMIKWWGPIIHEYYGATEGLGFTACNSEEWLAHRGTVGKVLLGDLHILDENMRDCPTGTPGQVWFKTATPFEYFNDPEKTREARSADGSMSTVGDVGYVDADRFLYLTDRATFMIISGGVNIYPQECENLLITHPKVADAAVFGVPNPDLGEEVKAVVQPMPGIAPDAALAEELIAFCAKSLSRQKVPRSVDFEKELPRLPTGKLYKRLLRDRYWGNKASRIV, encoded by the coding sequence ATGTACCCAGGTCAGCATGCCCGCCTACGCCCGCTGCAGCCCGCCTTCATCATGGCGACAACAGGCGAGGCCGTCACCTATCGCGAGCTCGATGCGCGCAGCAACCGGCTGGCCCAATTGTTCCGCAAGCACGGCCTGAAGCGGCTCGACCACTATTCGATCTTCATGGAGAACAATTCGCGCTATCTCGAGGCCTGCGGCGCGGGCGAGCGCTCCGGGCTGTATTACACTTGCATCAACTCCTTCCTGACGCCGGGCGAACTCGCCTATCTGCTGGTCAACAGCCAGTCGAAGATCCTGATCACCTCGGTGGCGAAGCTCGACATCGCCCGCGAGGCGATCCAGGCTTGTCCCGATATCAAGCTCTGCATCGTCGCCGACGGCCCCGGCGAGAGCGAGCGCATCGTCGGTCTTGCGGACGTGACCGCGGATATGCCGACAACACCGATCGCGGACGAGTGGCTCGGCACCGCCATGCTCTATTCGTCCGGCACGACGGGACGGCCGAAAGGCATTTTGCGACCGCTGCCGGAGGAGCCGCCGAAGTACAATCTGCCGCTGTTCGATTTCCTGACAAAACTTTGGCACTACCGCGAGGGCATGGTCTATCTCTCGCCGGCGCCGCTCTATCATTCCGCGCCGCAGGCGGCCGTGAACCTCACGATCCGCATGGGCGGCACCGTGATCATCATGGAGAGCTTCGATCCCGAACGCTACCTCGAGCTGGTCCAGCGCTGGGGCATCACGCACACCCAGCTGGTGCCGACGATGTTCTCGCGCATGCTGAAGCTGCCGGAGGAGGTGCGTGGCCGCTACGACCTGTCATCGCTGGAGATCGCGATCCATGCCGCGGCGCCCTGCCCGGCGCTGGTCAAGGACGACATGATCAAATGGTGGGGCCCTATCATCCACGAATATTACGGCGCGACCGAAGGCCTCGGCTTCACTGCCTGCAACAGTGAGGAATGGCTCGCCCATCGCGGTACCGTCGGCAAGGTGCTGCTCGGCGACCTCCACATCCTCGACGAGAACATGCGGGATTGCCCGACCGGCACGCCCGGCCAGGTGTGGTTCAAGACGGCGACGCCGTTCGAATATTTCAACGATCCGGAGAAGACCAGGGAGGCACGTTCGGCCGACGGCAGCATGAGCACGGTCGGCGATGTCGGCTATGTCGATGCCGACCGCTTCCTGTACCTGACCGACCGGGCGACCTTCATGATCATCTCCGGCGGTGTGAACATCTATCCGCAGGAATGCGAGAATCTGCTGATCACCCATCCCAAGGTCGCCGATGCCGCCGTGTTCGGCGTGCCCAATCCCGATCTCGGCGAAGAGGTGAAGGCGGTGGTGCAGCCGATGCCCGGAATCGCGCCGGACGCGGCGCTCGCCGAAGAGCTGATCGCGTTCTGCGCAAAATCGCTGTCGCGGCAGAAGGTGCCGCGCTCGGTGGATTTCGAGAAGGAATTGCCGCGGCTGCCGACGGGGAAATTGTACAAGCGCCTGCTGCGGGACCGGTATTGGGGCAACAAGGCGTCACGGATCGTGTGA
- a CDS encoding lipocalin-like domain-containing protein: protein MSADRISRRAFAGGIAALALARRAGAQGYAGLGESADGFAKVVPGKTFTFPGDHGPHPEFRIEWWYLTANLVDSSGAACGLQWTLFRQAAQPGPQGEGWANQQVWMAHAAVTRADTHRFNEVFSRGGVGQAGVTAKPFDAWIDDWELKGFDRTDDRTLAPLALKASSTDFSYALTLEADRPVVLQGDRGYSRKSERGQASYYYSQPFYRARGTLTIDDKPVDVSGQAWMDREWSSQPLDTDQTGWDWLSLHLASGDKLMLYRLRQKDGRDYPFGNWISAAGETQMIAGGDIQMIPKATAEVAGRKLPVEWQIAIPSRSFSILCKPLNPKAWMGTGFSYWEGPISFAGTHDGVGYLELTGY from the coding sequence ATGAGCGCTGATCGGATCTCGCGCCGCGCCTTCGCCGGCGGCATCGCTGCGCTGGCGCTGGCACGCCGCGCCGGCGCGCAAGGCTATGCCGGGCTGGGTGAGAGCGCGGACGGATTTGCGAAGGTCGTGCCGGGAAAGACCTTCACATTTCCCGGCGATCACGGACCGCATCCGGAGTTTCGTATCGAGTGGTGGTATCTGACGGCAAACCTCGTCGATTCCAGCGGCGCGGCTTGCGGCCTGCAATGGACGCTGTTCCGTCAGGCGGCGCAGCCGGGCCCGCAAGGAGAGGGCTGGGCCAATCAGCAGGTGTGGATGGCGCATGCCGCGGTGACGCGGGCCGACACCCACCGCTTCAACGAGGTCTTTTCACGCGGCGGCGTGGGCCAGGCCGGCGTCACGGCCAAGCCGTTCGATGCCTGGATCGACGATTGGGAACTGAAGGGTTTTGACCGCACCGACGATCGTACATTGGCGCCGCTGGCGCTGAAGGCGTCCAGCACCGATTTCAGCTACGCGTTGACGCTGGAGGCCGATCGTCCGGTCGTGCTGCAGGGCGACCGCGGCTACAGCCGCAAGTCGGAGCGCGGCCAAGCGTCCTATTATTACAGCCAGCCGTTCTACCGCGCCCGCGGCACGCTCACCATCGACGACAAGCCGGTCGATGTCTCGGGCCAGGCCTGGATGGACCGCGAATGGAGCAGCCAGCCGCTCGATACCGATCAGACCGGCTGGGACTGGCTGTCGCTGCATCTCGCGTCCGGCGACAAGCTGATGCTGTACCGGCTGCGGCAGAAGGACGGCCGGGATTATCCGTTCGGCAACTGGATCAGCGCTGCTGGCGAGACGCAGATGATCGCGGGCGGCGACATTCAAATGATCCCGAAGGCGACAGCGGAGGTCGCCGGGCGCAAGCTGCCGGTGGAATGGCAGATCGCGATCCCGTCGCGATCGTTCTCGATCCTCTGCAAGCCGCTCAATCCAAAAGCCTGGATGGGGACCGGCTTCTCCTACTGGGAGGGGCCGATCAGCTTCGCCGGGACGCATGACGGCGTTGGCTATCTCGAGCTGACCGGCTATTGA
- a CDS encoding iron-containing alcohol dehydrogenase, with protein MHQGRVVFGAIEEVVFGHPATEAIVAQMDRLGTHRAFLMVSGTLNRQTDEIEKIKQALGSRCAGLFDAMPAHTPREAVIAAANAAREAGADLIVTVGGGSITDGAKAVQLCLANGIDDVDGIERIRVHKGIAPEMNAPTVRQVSVPTTIAGGEFSAIAGVTDRRTNVKQMLRHPLAVPRATILDPAITVHTPEWLFLSTGVRAIDHCVEAICSRETHPYADAQSVKGLAMLADALPRVKADPADLDARMDAQIGTWLSMGALAAGVPMGASHGIGYVLGAAFDVPHGYTSCIMLPAVMRWNARDNAERQMIVAAAMGYPGHAAADVLDAFIRSLGMPRSLAEMRVSPEHFDDIAEQAMRTNWIPRNPRKIEGPVDLREILLLAA; from the coding sequence GTGCATCAAGGACGTGTCGTTTTCGGCGCGATCGAGGAGGTCGTGTTCGGCCATCCTGCGACTGAGGCCATCGTCGCGCAGATGGACCGGCTGGGAACACATCGTGCTTTCCTGATGGTGTCGGGCACGCTCAACCGGCAGACCGATGAAATCGAGAAGATCAAGCAGGCCCTGGGCTCCCGCTGCGCCGGCCTGTTCGATGCGATGCCGGCGCATACGCCGCGCGAGGCGGTGATCGCGGCTGCAAATGCCGCGCGCGAGGCGGGTGCCGATCTGATCGTCACCGTGGGCGGCGGCTCGATCACCGACGGTGCCAAGGCGGTGCAGCTTTGCCTCGCCAACGGCATCGACGATGTCGACGGTATCGAGCGCATCCGCGTGCACAAGGGCATAGCGCCCGAGATGAATGCGCCGACGGTGCGGCAGGTCAGCGTGCCGACCACGATCGCCGGCGGCGAGTTCAGCGCGATCGCGGGCGTCACCGACCGCCGCACCAACGTGAAGCAGATGCTGCGGCACCCGCTGGCTGTGCCGCGCGCGACCATCCTCGATCCCGCCATTACCGTGCACACGCCGGAATGGCTGTTCCTGTCGACCGGGGTCCGCGCCATCGACCATTGCGTCGAGGCGATCTGCTCGCGCGAGACGCATCCTTACGCCGACGCGCAATCGGTGAAGGGCCTCGCGATGCTCGCCGACGCCTTGCCGCGGGTGAAAGCCGATCCCGCCGATCTCGACGCGCGGATGGATGCGCAAATCGGCACCTGGCTGTCGATGGGCGCGCTCGCGGCCGGCGTTCCCATGGGCGCGAGCCACGGCATCGGCTACGTGCTGGGCGCGGCCTTCGACGTGCCGCATGGCTACACCTCCTGCATCATGCTGCCGGCGGTGATGCGCTGGAACGCGCGCGACAATGCCGAGCGGCAGATGATCGTCGCCGCCGCCATGGGTTATCCCGGCCACGCCGCTGCCGACGTGCTCGATGCCTTCATCCGCTCGCTCGGCATGCCGCGCAGCCTCGCGGAGATGCGCGTCTCGCCCGAGCATTTCGACGATATCGCCGAACAGGCGATGCGGACGAACTGGATTCCGCGCAATCCTCGCAAGATCGAGGGTCCTGTCGATTTGCGCGAAATCCTGCTTCTCGCCGCCTGA